AGAAGTTCAAAATTTAGACATCAGAAATCATATCCCAAATTATTCAAGGTAAAAAGCATAACTCCACAACAACAGCAGTTGGATATACCTTGTGAAAGAGAGAGTTATTTGCAAAACAGTTGGTCACATATGCCATATACTTGTCATGCAGCTCAATAACCTTCCTAACAAAGACCTGAGGAAAGAGAGGGGTAAACACAGTTGAACCATCGTAAAAATTGAAATTACGTAAAATTTCAGAGAAGTGGATTTACCTGTTCCTGTGAACCACTGGAACTTTCAGCCTGTAGAATTACATAAACATCAGTATTTCAAATTCCACTGATAATGAGTTAATACCAAAGGAAAAACAATAGCTCGCAAATCATAAGAACAacattttttttgataaggtaaataaCAGGGTGGGTGCTATCGTGCGCCGTGTGTTGGGTGATCATAAGAACAACATGTGGATGCAACTTCACATATATGTTTTTATTTCTGCTAATACTTTTTAATCCACTCAAATTCCTTGTTTTCTAGATTACTTGATTATTTTCAGAGATTGGGTTGCTTAAGCATAGTCCTCTTCACCTTCCCTTGTTTTTTCCTACTTATAGGACTCCCTGCACACCTAAGATGAAACTTTTTCTCTAATAGTTCTAGAAGCATGAAagtaattaaaataagaaaaaatgtgTCAAAACCATATTGTCAAGTGAAGCACAACATGAATTTAGCCAACTGACCTTGTTACTTGCTGAATCTTCGGCCTGTTGCACTAAGACCATGCCTTCAGCAGTGACATGCTGCAAAATATGTACCATCACGAAGTGTTTAGACacccaaaatgaaaagaaaaaacaaaaaaaagaactCAACGAAAACCGGAGATTGCTCAACAGACATAGAAGACCAATACCTGCTTAAACATATTTGCAACTGGTTCCAGCCCTTTAGGGATTCTGTGGAATAACCTATACATTCGAGATAAATCTTCTACCTGACATGAATAGAGATTGTAGGAATAAGGAATAaaacaaaataatcaaataagATGTCAAATACATACCGACTATCAGACACCTAATGTGGAAGGAATTAATACCTTATCGTCTCTAAGCAAAGCTCGGCATCCAGAATGCTCTTTCTCAAGCAATTGATTGGTATATACAACCAATAACTCATTTTGCACTTTCTGCAGCACAAGTTAAGTCTCAACTTTGGAGAATAGATACAACTAGAGGCACATTTAACATAACTCGTTTCAAAACTGAACAAACTTAGCCTGCTAAATATCAGGTAAAAGGGAAATCAGCATATAAAAGTTTATCATTGCGAGGACAGCATGCATTTATAAATGAGAACCTTATACGGCTTCTGAACCTTATTCAAGTACTGTAAATAACAATGTCAAGGAGTAAGTAAATAGCTACTGCAATTTAACATAAATCTGAAACTGTTTATTTTGAAGTTCTAAATGGCTTTCTCCGGTAGTTAAGATGCCACGAAAATCCTTATATTTCAATTTTCAAGTGCCTCATTAAATTCCAATACTGACCTCCAGAAGTTTTGCCTCGCTGCTAGAGTGTAAATAATGAGACACTCTATCCTTCTCTTTTTTTAAGCACTCCTCTGCCTGTTTTTGGAATAACAGGTATTAGAGTTCATTCCGGGATATTGACACAACCAACTTATGCAGCAAATGGAATTGCAGATAGGATTTTTACCTTCAACATATAATCTGGACAAGAATCTTCCACAATCCAGTTTGATGCTTTTCGAGAATAATATGCAGCAGTATCTTTAAGCATGGCATCTTCAAAGTCATTTTCGTAGTACTCCATCTCCCCCATTCCAATTTCGACAAATATACCAAGCACATTCTTCAATAAAGCTCTATCAATCTGCTCACCCTCACGTTCTTGATCAATCTGATAAAAAAGGACTGTCAATGAGACCCTTATTCCTGGCATAAAGTATGATACAAAATTGTGTAAAATGAAGAAGGCAAGAGACTTGCCAGTGCTATAACTGCATCTCTTGCTTTACTTTTCAGCTCCTGATAAACCTATTATCAACAATCACAAAACTAAATATCATGTACAACAACGATACAAAGAGTATTTATCCCAGAAAAATTGAAACATAAAGAAGATAAGTGAACCAAATATCAGTATATCAAATAAAATTCATAAAGACTAACCAAATCACGGAAGCACGTCAGACCAACTTCATTAAGTGCTGGGAGTGACCTTCGAGCAATAAAATACCGATCAAGATAATGGAAGAACCGTGAAAGCCACCTGACCATAAGTTTATGATTTGCCCATCTTTTTACAAGCTCCCTCAGCATAAACTCATCATGCTTCTCTCTCAAAGAAGACAGAACctaaaaaagaatataaaaacaGATGAGAAACTTGAATAGGAAAAGCAGAGCAGTGAGAATACTCAATGCTAAATCAAGAAGTATTTTAGATGGATTTGCACCATTTCACTGTTTAGTAATCAACTTACCTCAACCTGTGAGTTTGTATTGGTATATGAAGTATAAGTTACACTAAATAAAAAACCACAATAATATAGTCCATACATACATCTTATTCATATATTTAAGAAATTCTGAATTTTGTGATAAAATTGACATGGCAACATTTAACACACACAGAGCATTATAAAGTTAATGAACATGGTCCAGCACACTTACAGCATCAACTATACCTCAACCCTAATGAACTATGCAACACAACTTGGTAGAGATAAGTCTTACAGCCAAAGGTTCTTACTGTAGTATTGATGTATTCTTCAAAAGCTTCCTTGTATTTCTCATATAGCTGCTGAGAGTAATCATGAGGCGGCTTCTGTGTACACATGTTATAGATAGTGCTATTCTTCAAATTAAGGATAATTCAAAAAGAAATACCAGCCAAAAGGATGAAAAGTTTAAAGCAGAAAAAACATGATTtagaaaaggaaatgtaactctAAGCACAGAGAAAGTTATGGATACGTGTAGAGCATCATGTACTCTTCAGAACTAAATGAATCTGGACTCCcttctaaaattatttttaattttgtgatTCCCTTCTGCATGAACTCCCATCCTTCCTCCAACTCAATAGTCTTCATCTGGTTCATCGTCATCTCCGGTAACTCTTGTAACAACAATCTGCATATTGAGCAGTTGGAAAAGCCCCCACATTAGTTTATCAAGAAAGAAAAAGCCACATTAACACAACAGTATATAACTAATTTGTAAAAGCCAATCCCACGCAAAGCAATAATCTATTAAAAATATAACTATTTAACATTTAAccggaaaaacaaaataaaaacgaATAAGCACAAAATAGTTGTGAACGGTTACATCATAACTTGACTAGCTTTAGTCTGGACATTACAACAagtattacatttattttatcacaaaCCCACCCACCcccacaaacaaaaaaaaaaacagcatAGGCTCGCATATCCCCTTCACCAATCATATGCAGCATTCGATGAAATCAAATATTTACAAAGATAGTCATAGATTTTCAGATATATTAATTCTTTTCTGCTTAAACAACAAATTAGTATATACCATCAGAAAGTCAAGCGACTATGGAAGCAAATAACGAACGCGTAATATTGACATGTAAAAATCACTAAGGACAATGATTATATATCGAAagcagaaaaaaaaattaaattacgcGTAATAAACTTAGTGTTCTATGTGAAATCATAGGACAAAAgagttagggttagggtttgTGTCAAAATTAGAGATAgactgaaaggaaaatacatagAGGGCGATGGGAGGGAAAAACAATCGAGAGAAAAATAGAAACATACAATTTGAATCGTCAGAGAAAGATAACACACACGAGGAGATCGCTGCAGAGGAGCAAAGCTAGGGCAGAAGAGAGCAAAACCAAGCttggaataaaagaaaaagagttttgaGGGGAAAAAAATAGAGGGAGAGAGAGGGAATTTGAGGCAGAAATTGGCTACTTATAATTTGTGTacatttgttggtatatttattCGACCCTAtatatgattttattatttgtgtagttttttactctttttttccttttgtttggtcaaattatttttgtggttaCAACCAGTATGACTCCGTGatattttgaactttcaaaattaattgaaattaaaagtataaatatttaaaaagaaaggaaaaaccatCAATAACGAATAATATTGTAACTGTAACATTATTAATTTCTAATACTATATAATAAAATACTAtgaataatttaatatttatctAGAATGAGAGACTTATTTCAAAATTGATCTTTAAATTCATCTTtaacaagaaaattaattttcttaagttattaaaatATGTGTAATTATGCGAAGGAGTATAGCAACAATTATTACACCTCAATCTCCAATAAGTTGGGTCCGCtaaactaataaaaatataaccAATTGGATAACTTTTAAAATAGTGATCATTTATTCTTTTCTAATATGTTGAGAACAATTCCTACGTATTTTTTTattgaataaaataatagaaCAATTTGTGGTCTGCTcgtgagaagaaaaaaaaacggcTTATCAGTTAGCTGACCCTATTTATGCCTTCTAAATAAACTTTTTTGGTTCTAAAAGGAACTTAAAAATATATAGCTttccaaaaaaaattgcaaaaaaaaccCTTAATCTTCCTGAAATTAAACCACAGTCTGTGCATAATAACCTTAATCTTCGTGCAATGTACCAGATTCTGCTGCGTATAATAACCACAGTCATCCAAAAGCACCTTCTGAATCTCAATAATAGTGAATAACACCAAAATTAAATGGAAGAATATTGAATCTGGTAATTTTCAGTCAAGTAAAAATCGAAGTTAAACTCGCGTGTTAAAATATAAGACTAAATCTGAATATAATATGTTAATAAATATAATAACTGTTGGATTAATATTTTAAGCCTAACCGGATTTACTAAGACTTTTTTTACTTCATATATTACCGAATAAAATGAGCTTAAATAAAGTGACATGACGTGATATTGAAAGAGATGCAATACATATATCTGATATAGTACATAAATAGTTATTCAAGTAATGCAGGAGAAATAAATGATAAAttactgggggggggggggaataaaTACATGGAACACACATATTTGACAACTAATTTACTGTTGGAATCGAAAGTTCTCGAAGGGTTTGAGGGTTTGAGGCAGAAAGTTTTGATTTGAGTGTGTTTGGTATTTTGGACGGATTTGAGGAGTTTGGGGGCATTGGGCCTAATTGGCATTGGACGGGTTTAATATTTTTGGGCCTAATTGTGGTCTACACAATTAGGCCTGCTCAACCGGCCCACTTGTGCCACTGCTTGTTCAGAATACACAATTTAGTGTACAGCACATGCTACACTATATTTTAGGTAGTTTTCTCatactttttttatttaattatttgttccATCTTTGTATTCCTTTAATGTACAACTTGGCCACTTGCCAATGCAGGAGGTTACCCTAAAGCTTTTCTTCTGTATATAAGTTTGGGATTGTACACTTGATAAAGACAAGTTTTTTCTCATTCATCAAATACACAAGCAGAAAATTacagttttgtttttcttttttcatttaccTGGGACATATCCAAAGATATAAGAATCTGCTTTCTCAGTCACTAAACcagctccttttttttcttctttcatctTCATCTTGTCACTATCTTATATGGGTACTTCACCAGAATCATCCGACACTCTAGCTTCTGCTTCTGCTGTCACCACTAATGTTCCTGCACCTGCAGTGACCTTTGCTTCAGGAGTAATTGACTCCACTCACCTTTATTACCTTCATCCTTCTGACTACCCAGGGATGAACCTTGTATCCTCAGTTTTTGATGGCAAAGGATATGGAGGTTGGAGAAGGGCAGTTATCATTGCCTTGTCTGCAAAGAACAAGCTGGGATTCATCGATGGTACTCTTATCATCCCTAAGACTAATTCTGCAGTCCAGCAGACATGGGGTAGATGTAATGACATGGTACTTTCATGGCTTCTCAACTCTTTGTCCAAAGAGATAGCTGAAAGTGTGCTCTATTCACAGAGTGCAAAAGATTTGTGGAGTGACCTGGAAGACAGATTTGGACATGCAAATGGAGCAAAGTTATTCCAATTATAAAAGGAATTAAGTTCAGTAGTGCAAGGTAATTCAAGTGTATCAACTTACTTCACCAAAATCAAAAGCCTATGGGATGAACTAGATGCACTCAATACATTTTCTGTTTGTGTATGTGAGTGTGAGTGTGGTACAAAAGTCAAAAGCTTGAAAGCACACCAAGATGAAAGACTTTTGTAGTTCCTAATGGGACTAAATGATATATTTATTGGGGTAAGGAGTAACATTCTATTGTCATCACCTTTACCCTCCATTGGACAGGCATACTCTCTTGTGATTCAAGACGAGAAGAAAAGGGAGATACATGTTACCCCTGCATACTCAGGGGAATCTGCCTCATTCATTGCTACCAACCAACAAGGAAGTTTCAGAAGATTTAATGAAAACAGGATGCAGAAAACAAGTTTTGAATCTAAGAAGTATTTGGGAATTTGTTCCTATTGCAAAAAACCTGGACATAGCATCCAGAAATGTTATAGAATTCATGGGTTTCCAGCTGATTTCAAGTTCACAAGGGAGAAAAGATTTCAAGGAAGTGCCCAGGCAAACAAAGCTTCCTTCTCAAATGAAGAAAATGAACAGGGAAGTGCATCAGGAGTTCAGAATCTCACCAAAGAAAATGTGGCTGAGCTGTTGCAGCTTCTTCAGCAAGTGAGAGTGGGACATTCCAGTGCAGAAACCCCTGATGTTGCAGCAAATGTGAGACATGCTGGTATGACaaatttatgtgaaaaattagcCTGTTTAATTCAAATCAATGATGAGTCTTGGATATTGGATAGTGGAGCAACAGAACATATGTCTTTCAACAAAAATTTTTTTACAGAATTAAAAACTTTGGCTAAACCTCTCATGGTAAAACTCCCAAACTCTTACAGAGTTCATGTCACTCATTCAGGAACTATTTCTCTTTTGCCTAATCTAATTCTTCGAAATGTTCTTTACGTTCcatccttcaaatataatctgTTGTCTGTGCACAAGTTGTGCAGACAACTCAAGCAATATGTTTTATTCACACctttttcatgttttcttctACAGGGCCCTTCAGTGAAAAGCCCACTGGAGATTGGTAAAGAGGAAGGGGGCCTCTACATTTTTAGATCCAGACATACAACACCAGTGTCTAAGAGTCCACTCAAATTTAGAAGTATTTTTATTCCAAGAAGGAATTCTATTTCCAATCTTAGTTTGCATTCATGTTTTAGCTTTTCTGATTCAACTGTAAAAGACAAGTTATGGCACTACAGATTAGGCCATATGCCCCTTAGCAATATGAAAAATGTTTCATCAGTTTCTATATCCAAGTGTTCCAAATTCTCTAGTCCATGTCTTATTTGTCCTATGGCAAAACAGTCCAAACTTCCATTTCCTCTAGTTCTATTTCCACTAAGAAAGTGTTTGAATTAATTCATGTGGATACCTGGGGACCATACAATAGTGCTACATATGATGGTTTTAAATACTTCCTTACAATTGTTGATGATTTCAGTAGAGGCACATGGACCTACCTACTAACCAACAAATCCAATGCATTCACTATTCTACGAGGTTTTATAGCTATGGTAGAAAGACAGTTTAACAGCAAGGTGAAAATCATAAGGTCGGATAATGCTTTTGAATTGGGAAGTGGTAAAATTCAATCAGAATTTTTTGAGTCACTAGGTATTATTCATCAAACCACTTGTGTAtccacaccacaacaaaatggagtggtggAGAGAAAGCACAGACATCTTTTAGAGACATCTAGAGCCTTGTTATACCAATCACACCTGCCTACATCATACTGGGGTGACTGCCTACTTACAGCAACCTATTTAATCAACAGATTTCCTTCAAGTGTCTTAAAGCTTAAGACTCCTCATGAAGTCCTTTTTGCAAGCAAGCCAAATTACTCTAACCTTAGATGCTTTGGGTGTTTGTGTTTTGCTTCTACTGTCTCAAATCAAAGAACTAAGTTTGAACCTAGAGCTATACCTTGTGTGTTCTTAGGTTATCCTCGTGGAAAGAAGGGTTACAAGGTGTTGAACCTCAAGAATTTGAAGTCTTTCATTTCTAGAGATGTTATATTTCATGAAGAattctttccttttgcttctgtTAAGTCTAATTCTTTTTCTGAGATTTCTTTACCCACTGCTCCATTTTCTGCAAATCATCAGATTCCTGAACCTCTATCTTTTCCTATCAGACCCCATACTAAATCCTCCAAAGAGGCTACTGCATCAAGTGACTCATGTTCTTCCCCCATTTATTCAAGCCATCCTAGTTCACCTATTCCCTCTATCTCTGTTTCTAGTTTCTCTCCAAATTCTCCAGTTACATCTAATCAACCACATACATCTACACCAGTTTTTCCTGCTTTGGATTCTGATTCTACGATGGATGTTCTTATTAGGAAGTCTACCAGACCACACACAACTCCATCTTATCTCAAAGATTTTATCTGTAATGCACTCCAACTCACAGATGTTAGCAACTCCTGCTTTCTCGCACCAGTTAAACCTACATATATATCTTTCACTGGACTATCTTCTACCAAACAACATATGCTAAACACATTGTCCAATATATAAGAACCTACTGACTATTTACAGGTAACACATCACCCAAGGTGGCAAGAAGCAATGAATAAAGAGATTGAGGCACTTGAACTTAATATGACTTGGGAAGTGGTTGAATTACCACCAGGGAGGAAAGCTTTACCATGCAAATGGGTCTATAAGGTTAAACACCATTCAGATGGGAGTGTGGAAAGACTAAAGGCAAGATTGGTCATTAGAGGAGACATACAAAAAGAAGGAATAGACTTCAATGAAACCTTTTCACCGGTGGTGAAAATGACCACAATTAGATGCATACTAGCCACTGCCGTAAAGAAAGGATGGGGTCTATATCAACTAGATGTGAATAACGCTTTCCTACATGGAGATCTAAATGAAGAAGTGTACATGAAATTCCCACCTGGAGTTATACCTACTTCACCTACTCATGCATGcaagctaaagaaatcaatttatGGGCTACGACAGGCATCTCGTCAGTGGTATGCTAAACTTACAACTGCTTTGAACTTTAAGGGATTCACTCACTCATTCAACGACTATTCTTTGTTCTTTAAAAGGTCAGATTCTTCCGTTTCTATAGTAGTTGTCTACGTGGATGATATACTCTTGACAGGTAATGACACCAAAGAACTACATGCTTTGAAAGACTTTCTCAATCAAGAGTTCAAAATTAAAGATCTCGGGGACTTACATTTCTTTCTAGGCATGGAAATTGTCCGAGAAACAGATGGACTTCTCCTTTCTCAGCGCAAATTCACTTTAGACCTTCTCCGAGAATTTGACTCTCTGCACTTGTCCCCTGTTTCTTCTCCACTCGATTCGTCTACTCGTTTGTCTACTCACATAGGGGAACCAGTGAAAGATCCCACCTTGTATCGTCATCTCCTTGGTAAACTTAACTACCTCACTCACACCCGTCCAGACTTATCCTTCACTGTCCAGCACCTCAGTCAGTACATGCAGGACCCTCGACAACCCCACCTAGATGCAGCACTCCGTGTTCTTCGGTATCTGCTCAAAGATCCTGGGCTAGGGCTTTTTATGTCTGCTTTCTCCTCCTTCAAGCTCCTAGCTTTTTGTGACTCCGATTGGTCCACTTGACCGGATTCGAGGAAGTCGGTCAGTGGTTTTTATATTTCTCTTGGTACCTATCCGATCTCTTGGAAGTCAAAGAAGCAAACTTCCATCTCACTCAGTTTCGCCGAAGCAGAATACAGATCTATGCGGCGAGTAGTTGCAGAGCTCACTTGGTTGGTCCGTCTTTTTGAGGATTTGTCAATTCCTATCTCTCTTCCAGTCCCTCTTTACTCCGATAGCCAAGCAGCAATTCACATAGCAAAAAACCCTGTGTTTCACGAACGGACGAAGCACGTTGAAATCGATTGTCATTTTGTACGCGACCAATACCTAGCTGGGCTGATTTCGTTAACCTTTGTTAGATCTTCTGCCCAGTTAACAGATCTCTTCACCAAACCACTCGTCGAACCTCTTCATCGTGATCATTTGGGCAAGCTGGGTGTGTCGTCTACCCCCTCCAGCTTGAAGGGAGTGTTGGAATCGAAAGTTCT
Above is a window of Nicotiana tabacum cultivar K326 chromosome 8, ASM71507v2, whole genome shotgun sequence DNA encoding:
- the LOC142163032 gene encoding uncharacterized protein LOC142163032 — encoded protein: MGTSPESSDTLASASAVTTNVPAPAVTFASGVIDSTHLYYLHPSDYPGMNLVSSVFDGKGYGGWRRAVIIALSAKNKLGFIDGTLIIPKTNSAVQQTWGRCNDMVLSWLLNSLSKEIAESVLYSQSAKDLWSDLEDRFGHANGAKLFQL